Genomic segment of Thermodesulfobacteriota bacterium:
GCCGGCAGGCTCGCCTCCGGGAATTCGTCGACGACACGCCTGGCGGCCACGAGGTCCCCTTTTTCGGCCTGAGCCTTCACCAGTGCTGTGGCCAGGGAGACCGAGGTCCGGCGTTTGTCGTAGGCCTCCAGAAGGCCACGCAACGCGCCTTGCTCGTCTCCGGTGGCCTTCCTGTACGCGAAGTTTCGCAAGGCCATGAGGGCCAGGTATTCCGGATGCGCCGGCAGGGTAACCCGGAAATAGGTGCGTCCAGGGTCAAAGTCGAACTGGGGTGGAGGAGAGCCGTTATCCCGCATGCTCCGGAAGATCTTGGGGATGCCGGTGCCCCGCCCCTCTGCCAGGCGCAGCTCCTTCAACAGCTCGCCGATCCGCCGGTTGCGGGCCGGGACCGGTGGGAGGGGACGCTCGCTGCCGAAGTGCTCCCGTTCGATGCCGTCCACGGGGCCAGGATAGCTGATCACCTCTGCCCGGTCCGGGTACAGGTAGACCTTGGTTGGCTCGGGGGCATCCTCGTAGCTGCGATGGTAGACGGCATTCACCAGGGCCTCCCGCATGGCCGAAGAGGGATAGCTCACCCAGCCCCTGGCTTCCGGCAGGCCCTTCTCTTTCTGCAGATGTCTTGTGGTCAGGTTGTCAAGCCAAGTGAGGCACTGGCGGATCTGATGGTGCAGCGGCCCCAGGAAGACCTTCTCCTCGATGGTGTTGCCGCCGGCATCATCGGCGAACTGGACGACCTCGATGCGAGCCCCCCGCAGCCACCGCTGCGGGTCGTCGCTGAAAAACAACAGGCCCACGTTGCGTGGCGCGGTCTGTCCATTTTGCGGCCGAGTCAGCCGCATGCCCGCGTAGATCCTTTCCGCGTCCGGCTCGTGCGCCAGATCGCTGCGGACGTCGTGCAGGAACTCCCGGGCGAGGGCGACCCGCAGATCGTTGCTCGTGGCCCCGAAAGCCCGCCGGTCGTCGAACGGGATCCTCGCAGTCTGCTGGAGCAGGCGGGTGAGGATCTCCTCCCGGGCGGCGACCGATTCACCGCCGAGGCGGACCCAGAATTGCCGTTGGCCAGTGGGGCCATCGGGCGCCTGGTGGGGGCGATTGTCGGAAGCGGGCGCCCACAGCACCAGAACCCTCTGGCCGTCCACCTCCGGGGTGTC
This window contains:
- a CDS encoding RNA-binding domain-containing protein, encoding MTSYLPIGIEELLSGAVEGTRLELKATWEPEHTGWQIVKTLCAFANDLQNLNGGYVVVGVTEAEGVAVRPVKGVPAHQLEAAQKWIRGHCNRIEPVYMPVMDTPEVDGQRVLVLWAPASDNRPHQAPDGPTGQRQFWVRLGGESVAAREEILTRLLQQTARIPFDDRRAFGATSNDLRVALAREFLHDVRSDLAHEPDAERIYAGMRLTRPQNGQTAPRNVGLLFFSDDPQRWLRGARIEVVQFADDAGGNTIEEKVFLGPLHHQIRQCLTWLDNLTTRHLQKEKGLPEARGWVSYPSSAMREALVNAVYHRSYEDAPEPTKVYLYPDRAEVISYPGPVDGIEREHFGSERPLPPVPARNRRIGELLKELRLAEGRGTGIPKIFRSMRDNGSPPPQFDFDPGRTYFRVTLPAHPEYLALMALRNFAYRKATGDEQGALRGLLEAYDKRRTSVSLATALVKAQAEKGDLVAARRVVDEFPEASLPAFSRVLAALATALMDAKQEVEARAVLDRLPELLSAQDAFDAAIAERRAGRQQRAHRYFQAAGDLVFFDVRALHEFAQTKIRLTGELSRSRQPEDRQARHRLLQEAATYLERVLQMDAPDLRHAWAWYDLGRVRRWLKRPRSEVVEALARAKELAPGETRFVLELKAALSR